A part of Salvelinus sp. IW2-2015 linkage group LG16, ASM291031v2, whole genome shotgun sequence genomic DNA contains:
- the LOC111976085 gene encoding cytokine receptor-like factor 1 isoform X4, with protein MISMLCLMLFVPRVFSSSTQVAVIFPQDPALWMGSSLTATCTVSPERGLHANTMYWTLNGKRLPSSTYGLLSTNGLSVTLHRLNGSQQQSGDNLVCHSRDGHVLAGSCLYVGMPPEKPVNLXCWSRNTKDLSCKWTPGGRGETFIKTKYTLKYKLRWYGRERECEDYSTGQRYTCYIPRDLALFTPYEIWVEASNQLGTATSDVITLDILDVVTTDPPDNVHVSRVGELEDQLTVRWGSPPALKDFLFQAKYQIRYRLEDSAEWKLVDDVGNQTSCRLAGLREGTVYFVQVRCNPVGIYGSRKAGIWSDWSHPTAASTPHSEPLQSGSCDPKSGEQNSTLRRELKQFFGWVRKHACGCSGMSIKLYDQWRVWLQKSHKTRNHVDSTRR; from the exons ATGATCTCCATGTTGTGTCTCATGCTGTTTGTTCCACGTGTGTTCTCCTCATCGACAC AGGTGGCTGTAATCTTCCCCCAAGACCCAGCATTGTGGATGGGCTCCAGCCTGACGGCCACGTGCACAGTGAGCCCCGAGCGGGGGCTGCATGCCAACACTATGTACTGGACCCTTAACGGGAAGAGACTCCCAAGTAGCACCTACGGCCTGCTGAGCACCAACGGCCTCAGTGTCACCCTCCACCGCCTCAACGGCTCCCAGCAGCAGTCTGGGGACAACCTGGTGTGTCACAGCAGAGACGGACATGTCCTGGCTGGCTCCTGTCTGTACGTGGGCA TGCCCCCGGAGAAGCCGGTCAACCTAYCCTGCTGGTCCCGAAATACAAAGGACCTGAGCTGCAAGTGGACCCCCGGTGGTCGGGGTGAAACCTTCATCAAAACCAAATACACCCTCAAGTACAAATTGAG GTGGTacgggcgagagagagaatgtgaggacTACAGCACGGGGCAACGCTACACGTGTTACATCCCCCGGGACTTGGCCCTCTTTACTCCCTACGAGATCTGGGTGGAGGCGTCCAATCAGCTGGGGACTGCCACCTCTGATGTCATCACTCTGGATATTCTGGATGTGG TGACTACAGACCCTCCAGACAACGTCCATGTGAGTCGTGTGGGGGAGCTTGAGGACCAGCTGACAGTGCGTTGGGGCAGCCCCCCGGCACTTAAAGACTTCCTCTTCCAGGCCAAATACCAGATACGCTACCGACTGGAAGACAGCGCTGAATGGAAG TTGGTGGATGATGTAGGTAACCAGACATCGTGCCGGCTAGCAGGGCTAAGGGAAGGGACAGTATACTTTGTCCAGGTGAGGTGTAACCCAGTGGGGATCTACGGCTCCAGGAAGGCTGGGATCTGGAGTGACTGGAGCCACCCTACAGCTGCCTCCACGCCCCACAGTG AGCCGCTGCAGAGTGGGTCATGTGATCCCAAGTCGGGCGAGCAGAACTCCACCCTGCGACGGGAGCTCAAGCAGTTCTTTGGCTGGGTCCGCAAACACGCATGCGGCTGCAGCGGCATGTCAATCAAACTCTACGACCAGTGGCGGGTGTGGCTGCAGAAATCGCATAAAACGCGCAACCATGTAG ATTCTACAAGGCGATAA
- the LOC111976085 gene encoding cytokine receptor-like factor 1 isoform X3: protein MISMLCLMLFVPRVFSSSTQVAVIFPQDPALWMGSSLTATCTVSPERGLHANTMYWTLNGKRLPSSTYGLLSTNGLSVTLHRLNGSQQQSGDNLVCHSRDGHVLAGSCLYVGMPPEKPVNLXCWSRNTKDLSCKWTPGGRGETFIKTKYTLKYKLRWYGRERECEDYSTGQRYTCYIPRDLALFTPYEIWVEASNQLGTATSDVITLDILDVVTTDPPDNVHVSRVGELEDQLTVRWGSPPALKDFLFQAKYQIRYRLEDSAEWKLVDDVGNQTSCRLAGLREGTVYFVQVRCNPVGIYGSRKAGIWSDWSHPTAASTPHSEPLQSGSCDPKSGEQNSTLRRELKQFFGWVRKHACGCSGMSIKLYDQWRVWLQKSHKTRNHVGIHMEQKKN from the exons ATGATCTCCATGTTGTGTCTCATGCTGTTTGTTCCACGTGTGTTCTCCTCATCGACAC AGGTGGCTGTAATCTTCCCCCAAGACCCAGCATTGTGGATGGGCTCCAGCCTGACGGCCACGTGCACAGTGAGCCCCGAGCGGGGGCTGCATGCCAACACTATGTACTGGACCCTTAACGGGAAGAGACTCCCAAGTAGCACCTACGGCCTGCTGAGCACCAACGGCCTCAGTGTCACCCTCCACCGCCTCAACGGCTCCCAGCAGCAGTCTGGGGACAACCTGGTGTGTCACAGCAGAGACGGACATGTCCTGGCTGGCTCCTGTCTGTACGTGGGCA TGCCCCCGGAGAAGCCGGTCAACCTAYCCTGCTGGTCCCGAAATACAAAGGACCTGAGCTGCAAGTGGACCCCCGGTGGTCGGGGTGAAACCTTCATCAAAACCAAATACACCCTCAAGTACAAATTGAG GTGGTacgggcgagagagagaatgtgaggacTACAGCACGGGGCAACGCTACACGTGTTACATCCCCCGGGACTTGGCCCTCTTTACTCCCTACGAGATCTGGGTGGAGGCGTCCAATCAGCTGGGGACTGCCACCTCTGATGTCATCACTCTGGATATTCTGGATGTGG TGACTACAGACCCTCCAGACAACGTCCATGTGAGTCGTGTGGGGGAGCTTGAGGACCAGCTGACAGTGCGTTGGGGCAGCCCCCCGGCACTTAAAGACTTCCTCTTCCAGGCCAAATACCAGATACGCTACCGACTGGAAGACAGCGCTGAATGGAAG TTGGTGGATGATGTAGGTAACCAGACATCGTGCCGGCTAGCAGGGCTAAGGGAAGGGACAGTATACTTTGTCCAGGTGAGGTGTAACCCAGTGGGGATCTACGGCTCCAGGAAGGCTGGGATCTGGAGTGACTGGAGCCACCCTACAGCTGCCTCCACGCCCCACAGTG AGCCGCTGCAGAGTGGGTCATGTGATCCCAAGTCGGGCGAGCAGAACTCCACCCTGCGACGGGAGCTCAAGCAGTTCTTTGGCTGGGTCCGCAAACACGCATGCGGCTGCAGCGGCATGTCAATCAAACTCTACGACCAGTGGCGGGTGTGGCTGCAGAAATCGCATAAAACGCGCAACCATGTAG GAATCCATATGGAACAGAAAAAGAACTGA
- the LOC111976085 gene encoding cytokine receptor-like factor 1 isoform X1, protein MISMLCLMLFVPRVFSSSTQVAVIFPQDPALWMGSSLTATCTVSPERGLHANTMYWTLNGKRLPSSTYGLLSTNGLSVTLHRLNGSQQQSGDNLVCHSRDGHVLAGSCLYVGMPPEKPVNLXCWSRNTKDLSCKWTPGGRGETFIKTKYTLKYKLRWYGRERECEDYSTGQRYTCYIPRDLALFTPYEIWVEASNQLGTATSDVITLDILDVVTTDPPDNVHVSRVGELEDQLTVRWGSPPALKDFLFQAKYQIRYRLEDSAEWKLVDDVGNQTSCRLAGLREGTVYFVQVRCNPVGIYGSRKAGIWSDWSHPTAASTPHSEPLQSGSCDPKSGEQNSTLRRELKQFFGWVRKHACGCSGMSIKLYDQWRVWLQKSHKTRNHESIWNRKRTDARRQRYTTVCSPGFK, encoded by the exons ATGATCTCCATGTTGTGTCTCATGCTGTTTGTTCCACGTGTGTTCTCCTCATCGACAC AGGTGGCTGTAATCTTCCCCCAAGACCCAGCATTGTGGATGGGCTCCAGCCTGACGGCCACGTGCACAGTGAGCCCCGAGCGGGGGCTGCATGCCAACACTATGTACTGGACCCTTAACGGGAAGAGACTCCCAAGTAGCACCTACGGCCTGCTGAGCACCAACGGCCTCAGTGTCACCCTCCACCGCCTCAACGGCTCCCAGCAGCAGTCTGGGGACAACCTGGTGTGTCACAGCAGAGACGGACATGTCCTGGCTGGCTCCTGTCTGTACGTGGGCA TGCCCCCGGAGAAGCCGGTCAACCTAYCCTGCTGGTCCCGAAATACAAAGGACCTGAGCTGCAAGTGGACCCCCGGTGGTCGGGGTGAAACCTTCATCAAAACCAAATACACCCTCAAGTACAAATTGAG GTGGTacgggcgagagagagaatgtgaggacTACAGCACGGGGCAACGCTACACGTGTTACATCCCCCGGGACTTGGCCCTCTTTACTCCCTACGAGATCTGGGTGGAGGCGTCCAATCAGCTGGGGACTGCCACCTCTGATGTCATCACTCTGGATATTCTGGATGTGG TGACTACAGACCCTCCAGACAACGTCCATGTGAGTCGTGTGGGGGAGCTTGAGGACCAGCTGACAGTGCGTTGGGGCAGCCCCCCGGCACTTAAAGACTTCCTCTTCCAGGCCAAATACCAGATACGCTACCGACTGGAAGACAGCGCTGAATGGAAG TTGGTGGATGATGTAGGTAACCAGACATCGTGCCGGCTAGCAGGGCTAAGGGAAGGGACAGTATACTTTGTCCAGGTGAGGTGTAACCCAGTGGGGATCTACGGCTCCAGGAAGGCTGGGATCTGGAGTGACTGGAGCCACCCTACAGCTGCCTCCACGCCCCACAGTG AGCCGCTGCAGAGTGGGTCATGTGATCCCAAGTCGGGCGAGCAGAACTCCACCCTGCGACGGGAGCTCAAGCAGTTCTTTGGCTGGGTCCGCAAACACGCATGCGGCTGCAGCGGCATGTCAATCAAACTCTACGACCAGTGGCGGGTGTGGCTGCAGAAATCGCATAAAACGCGCAACCAT GAATCCATATGGAACAGAAAAAGAACTGATGCGAGACGCCAGCGTTACACTACTGTCTGCAGCCCAGGATTCAAATAG
- the LOC111976085 gene encoding cytokine receptor-like factor 1 isoform X2, translating to MISMLCLMLFVPRVFSSSTQVAVIFPQDPALWMGSSLTATCTVSPERGLHANTMYWTLNGKRLPSSTYGLLSTNGLSVTLHRLNGSQQQSGDNLVCHSRDGHVLAGSCLYVGMPPEKPVNLXCWSRNTKDLSCKWTPGGRGETFIKTKYTLKYKLRWYGRERECEDYSTGQRYTCYIPRDLALFTPYEIWVEASNQLGTATSDVITLDILDVVTTDPPDNVHVSRVGELEDQLTVRWGSPPALKDFLFQAKYQIRYRLEDSAEWKLVDDVGNQTSCRLAGLREGTVYFVQVRCNPVGIYGSRKAGIWSDWSHPTAASTPHSEPLQSGSCDPKSGEQNSTLRRELKQFFGWVRKHACGCSGMSIKLYDQWRVWLQKSHKTRNHVGKNNIPFISVPAQHRLHSYAP from the exons ATGATCTCCATGTTGTGTCTCATGCTGTTTGTTCCACGTGTGTTCTCCTCATCGACAC AGGTGGCTGTAATCTTCCCCCAAGACCCAGCATTGTGGATGGGCTCCAGCCTGACGGCCACGTGCACAGTGAGCCCCGAGCGGGGGCTGCATGCCAACACTATGTACTGGACCCTTAACGGGAAGAGACTCCCAAGTAGCACCTACGGCCTGCTGAGCACCAACGGCCTCAGTGTCACCCTCCACCGCCTCAACGGCTCCCAGCAGCAGTCTGGGGACAACCTGGTGTGTCACAGCAGAGACGGACATGTCCTGGCTGGCTCCTGTCTGTACGTGGGCA TGCCCCCGGAGAAGCCGGTCAACCTAYCCTGCTGGTCCCGAAATACAAAGGACCTGAGCTGCAAGTGGACCCCCGGTGGTCGGGGTGAAACCTTCATCAAAACCAAATACACCCTCAAGTACAAATTGAG GTGGTacgggcgagagagagaatgtgaggacTACAGCACGGGGCAACGCTACACGTGTTACATCCCCCGGGACTTGGCCCTCTTTACTCCCTACGAGATCTGGGTGGAGGCGTCCAATCAGCTGGGGACTGCCACCTCTGATGTCATCACTCTGGATATTCTGGATGTGG TGACTACAGACCCTCCAGACAACGTCCATGTGAGTCGTGTGGGGGAGCTTGAGGACCAGCTGACAGTGCGTTGGGGCAGCCCCCCGGCACTTAAAGACTTCCTCTTCCAGGCCAAATACCAGATACGCTACCGACTGGAAGACAGCGCTGAATGGAAG TTGGTGGATGATGTAGGTAACCAGACATCGTGCCGGCTAGCAGGGCTAAGGGAAGGGACAGTATACTTTGTCCAGGTGAGGTGTAACCCAGTGGGGATCTACGGCTCCAGGAAGGCTGGGATCTGGAGTGACTGGAGCCACCCTACAGCTGCCTCCACGCCCCACAGTG AGCCGCTGCAGAGTGGGTCATGTGATCCCAAGTCGGGCGAGCAGAACTCCACCCTGCGACGGGAGCTCAAGCAGTTCTTTGGCTGGGTCCGCAAACACGCATGCGGCTGCAGCGGCATGTCAATCAAACTCTACGACCAGTGGCGGGTGTGGCTGCAGAAATCGCATAAAACGCGCAACCATGTAGGTAAGAATAATATCCCCTTTATTTCTGTTCCAGCTCAGCATAGGCTTCACAGTTATGCACCATGA